A genomic stretch from Pseudoliparis swirei isolate HS2019 ecotype Mariana Trench chromosome 18, NWPU_hadal_v1, whole genome shotgun sequence includes:
- the LOC130208132 gene encoding von Willebrand factor A domain-containing protein 1-like — protein MKGLLGICLLSAMLQLSNMAIASPATVSNCCEGDILLLLDSSGSVSNYELFRLLLFATELLRPFSLGQGHVRVGLLQVGTNPHLEFGLDVHSNQESLQKALQSVRHLQGDTNTVAALRVAQRRLTETDEKVPKILLWLTDGVQPGDVDKPMSELKAQGVSVLAVSIVHGNYQVLQRAVTPPRQSHLYSVDIDTIEIITEDLREAIIKIIRAQRLRVVHLTSHSAELQWRPVLSADSGHYELWYNSMGKTDNETRRVLPADSSRVELTNLQPDTTYTAALHPESNQNLFNTLSVNFTTLPDVVSPAVVSVSVFGPHQIHVSWGPLQLTRVQRYTVEYRAIPSGEVHTMTLHSQQNSTVLTGLEPGTQYLVTVSALHVNGRERALTVRACTQEASLPALADLQLTLVEYQEIQVAWQADQEGLKGYWLSWETENPRSVKPSMSSVYLPPTSRSTRLTHLAPSSRVCVSPVYSSGRGDGLCCTAERHADSSQWG, from the exons ATGAAGGGCTTACTTGGCATCTGTCTCCTCTCGGCGATGTTGCAGCTGAGCAACATGGCGATTGCTTCACCTGCCACAG TGTCAAACTGCTGCGAAGGGGATATTCTCCTTCTGCTGGACTCCTCCGGAAGTGTATCAAACTACGAGTTATTTCGCCTGTTGCTCTTTGCCACCGAGCTGCTTCGCCCCTTCTCATTGGGCCAGGGGCACGTAAGAGTCGGGCTGCTGCAGGTGGGCACCAACCCTCACCTGGAGTTTGGCCTGGATGTCCACAGCAATCAGGAAAGTCTGCAGAAGGCTCTGCAGAGCGTCCGCCACCTGCAGGGGGACACCAACACGGTGGCGGCGCTCAGGGTGGCCCAGCGGCGTTTGACAGAGACAGACGAGAAAGTGCCAAAGATACTCCTGTGGCTGACTGATGGTGTGCAGCCTGGAGACGTGGACAAGCCCATGTCTGAGCTGAAGGCTCAGGGAGTTTCTGTTTTAGCCGTTTCTATAGTTCATGGCAACTACCAGGTGTTACAACGTGCAGTGACACCTCCACGACAATCTCACCTCTACTCTGTGGATATAGATACCATAGAAATCATCACCGAGGACCTGAGGGAGGCCATtatca AAATTATACGTGCACAGCGTCTGCGTGTGGTGCACTTGACTTCCCACAGTGCTGAGCTGCAGTGGCGTCCTGTCCTGAGCGCCGACAGCGGTCACTATGAGCTCTGGTACAACTCCATGGGGAAAACGGACAATGAAACTAGACGTGTTCTGCCAGCTGACTCTAGCCGGGTAGAGCTGACCAACCTGCAGCCTGACACCACCTACACAGCTGCCCTCCACCCAGAGTCCAACCAGAATCTGTTTAACACACTTTCGGTTAACTTCACCACACTTCCTG atgTCGTAAGCCCGGCAGTGGTCTCTGTGTCAGTCTTTGGCCCTCATCAGATCCATGTGAGCTGGGGTCCCCTGCAGCTGACTCGAGTCCAGAGATATACAGTGGAGTATAGAGCTATTCCAAGTGGAGAAGTCCACACCATGACACTACACAGCCAGCAGAACTCTACCGTACTGACCGGCCTGGAGCCGGGCACTCAGTACCTGGTCACAGTCAGCGCTCTGCATGTGAATGGAAGAGAAAGAGCTCTGACTGTAAGGGCATGCACTCAAGAGG CATCTCTGCCTGCCCTGGCCGACCTTCAGTTGACCCTGGTGGAGTATCAGGAGATTCAGGTAGCGTGGCAGGCCGATCAGGAAGGTTTGAAAGGCTACTGGCTGAGCTGGGAGACCGAAAACCCCCGCAGCGTAAAGCCTTCCATGTCCTCCGTCTACCTGCCTCCGACCTCGCGTTcaacacgtctcacacaccTTGCACCAAGcagtcgagtgtgtgtgtccccggTCTACAGCTCGGGTCGGGGAGACGGGTTGTGCTGCACTGCAGAGAGGCACGCAG ATTCCAGCCAGTGGGGTTAA